The segment ATGGAACATTCTTGATAGAATTATTTAATAGAATTGTTTCCATACAATTTGTTTGATACAATTATTTAACAGAATTGTTTTGATAGAACAGATTAATAGAATTTATTTGATACCATTTTTTCCATATaagaatattttacatataGAATTGTTTCCATACAATTTGTTTGATACGATTATTTAACAGAATTGTTTTGATAGAACAACTTGATAGAACAATTTAATAGAATTGATTTGAtaccatttttttcatataagtATTTTGTACAATTGTTTTGCACAATGTCCTCATGGCACTGCGGCCAGAGcggctgtggtggctgcagtGGTCACAGTGCCAGTGGTGGCCGCAGTGACCACATGGAGGCCATGGTGGCCAAGGCGGCCATAGTGGCAATGGTGGTCTTGGTAGTCTTGGTGGCCTCGTTTCTCTGGCTGTCTTGGTGGTTTTGGTGATAGTGGTTGCCACTACAGAGATCTTGATGACCTTGGTGGCTTCGTGGCCCTGTGGCCACTGCGAGGGCTGTGGTGGCCAGGAGGAGTTTCCTGAGGTGGCGGGAGTTGAGGGGACGCTCCCACCTGGGGGACAAAGAGGGGGTCAGGGGGACCATGAGCGAGTGACGGGGTCGGGGACGGCCATAACgggggctgggggtgacaggACAGATGGGGGCCatgaggtgacagtgacagggacgGCGGGAGGGATGATGTCAGGGGCAGGGGCCAGGGAGGTCAGGGGGTCACAGTGGGCTTAGAGGTGAAAGAGGTCAGGGAGATAGGGGGTTACAGGGGACAGGGGTGCCATGGGGGTcccagacaccccaaatccagcatACAGTGTCTGTCTCCAAAGCAGCGACTGTGGAGATGATGGACAAGGTTGGAACGGGTGGTCACTGTCCCTTTCAAATGCTGGggtccccatccctctgccctgtCATGGGCATTCCTTTCCCCAGACTTGCTGTCCTCAGCACAGTGTCCTTGTCCCCACATATGCCATGGGTGCCCCTGACActgtcccccatccccagtGAGTGTCATTCTCCCCTGTGCCTCATCATGTGTGTCCCCATGGTCCCAGTGCGTGTCCCCATGGTCCCAGTGGATGTCCCCATGGTCCCAGTGGGTGTCCCCACGGCCCCAGTGGGTGTCCCCACGGCCCCAGTGGGTGTCCCCACGGCCCCAGTGGGTGTCCCCACggccccaggctgtccccacctGTCAGCCACTCGCAGTTGTATTTGCTGTAGGTCCCGATGGAGTCGAGGTGGATCTCCACACTCGTCCCTTTCTCCATGACTTTGGTGACGTTGAACATCTCAAAGGGCGGGATCAGCACCTCCTCCACAGAGGGATATCTGGAGAATTCCCTGATATCCACTCCGTGGCACGTGATCACCTTGAACACCGTGGTGGTCCTCAAATCGTGGATGGTATCTTCGCAGAGTGTTGATGACGCAAATTGGCCAAACCGGACAATGTCACCAACATTTGCCTCGAACTTGTACTTGTCAACCCCCCAGAACACACAGTGACATTCCTCCTCCTTCTGATCATCCCACAGTGACATTCCTCCTCCTTCTGATCGTCCCACAGTGTGGCCAGGGCGTCGGTCAGCAGGAAATGCAGCGTTTTGAAGTGGAAGTTGTCGCGGTATTCCTGGGGGGAGCGCCCGGCCACGCTCACTTCATTGTTGAATTGCTCAGACAGGAAAATCATGGTGTAGACCATGAGGGCGGTGGCCTGGTCTGAGGatgacagaggggacacaggggaccCCCGAAATCGCCACATGGACACAGCCTGTGACCAGACCTCGGTGAAAAGGGAATTGTTCTGGAACTCGAAGCGGTTCAGGGCCGGCAGTGCCGCCTTCATGGCGTGGCTGCAGTTCTGGTACTGGTCATCGAAGGAGTCCAGGGCCATGTCCAGGGGCTTCACCTCATAGGCCGTGGTGGCCACGGTCattggcagcagagccagggtgaGAGCCAGGAGGGCCATGGAGGGGAGAGGCCACAGGAACCAGAGTggacactgggggacacagaggggacactgggagggtTCCTCAGTGAGGGACTGGGGAGGGCAGTGGGGTCAGCCCAGGGGGAAGGGAGGCACTCCTGAGCAGGAGAGCCCTGAACATGTCCGGGAGGAACTCCTGAGCAGGAGAGCCCTGAACTTGTCCAGACGGCCATAACgggggctgggggtgacaggACAGATGGGGGCCatgaggtgacagtgacagggacgGCGGGAGGGATGATGTCAGGGGCAGGGGCCAGGGAGGTCAGGGGGTCACGGTGGGCTTAGAGGTGAAAGAGGTCAGGGAGATAgggggtgacaggggacaggggtGCCATGGGGGTcccagacaccccaaatccagcatAGAGTGTCTGTCTCCAAAGCAGCGACTGTGGAGATGATGGACAGGGTTGGAACGGGTGGTCACTGTCCCTTTCAAATGCTGGggtccccatccctctgccctgtCATGGGCATTCCTTTCCCCAGACTTGCTGTCCTCAGTGCCAGTCACATTTTCATGGCACAGTGTCCTTGTCCCCACATATGCCATGGGTGCCCCTGACActgtcccccatccccagtGAGTGTCATTCTCCCCTGTGCCTCATCATGTGTGTCCCCATGGTCCCAGTGCGTGTCCCCATGGTCCCAGTGGATGTCCCCATGGTCCCAGTGGGTGTCCCCACGGCCCCAGTGGGTGTCCCCACggccccaggctgtccccacctGTCAGCCACTCGCAGTTGTATTTGCTGTAGGTCCCGATGGAGTCGAGGTGGATCTCCACACTCGTCCCTTTCTCCATGACTTTGGTGACGTTGAACATCTCAAAGGGCGGGATCAGCACCTCCTCCACAGAGGGATATCTGGAGAATTCCCTGATATCCACTCCGTGACACGTGATCACCTTGAACACCGTGGTGGTCCTCAAATCGTGGATGGTATCTTCGCAGAGTGTTGATGACGCAAATTGGCCAAACCGGACAATGTCACCAACATTTGCCTCGAACTTGTACTTGTCAACCCCCCAGAACACACAGTGACATTCCTCCTCCTTCTGATCATCCCACAGTGTGGCCAGGGCGTCGGTCAGCAGGAAATGCAGCGTTTTGAAGTGGAAGTTGTCGCGGTATTCCTGGGGGGAGTGCCCGGCCACACTCACTTCACTGTTGAATTGCTCAGACAGGAAAACCATGGTGTAGGCCATGATGGCGGTGGCCTGGTCTGAGGatgacagaggggacacaggggaccCCCGAAATCGCCACATGGACACAGCCTGTGACCAGACCTCGGTGAAAAGGGAATTGTTCTGGAACTCGAAGCGGTTCAGGGCCGGCAGTGCCGCCTTCATGGCGTGGCTGCAGTTCTGGTACTGGTCATCGAAGGAGTCCAGGGCCATGTCCAGGGGCTTCACCTCATAGGCCGTGGTGGCCACGGTCattggcagcagagccagggtgaGAGCCAGGAGGGCCATGGAGGGGAGAGGCCACAGGAAGACCCCAATCCCACTCCCACCATCCCGTGTCCCCCCTCACTTTCCCCCAGAGCACCCCTGACCCCAATCCCAGTCCTGTGActcccccagtgccccccagaCCCCAATCCCACAGGCCCCTGTCCcccccaagtgtccccagtgtccccccagcccccggTACCGAAATGGGCCGGAGTGaactccctggcacagctggaggtgCCAGAGAGCCGGAATTCTTTATCAGCTCGGACTCACAGCGgatctctcctgctcctgcagctcggGGGGCTTTGCACAGGGTATTTATCCACCCCAAttataaatattcattaaaacGGCCTGGTAGCTAACACAAAACCGGGGTTTTTCCCGTAAATAATTTGCATGGCTTCACCTCTTTTAGGAAATAATTCTATTGTCCTGTCACAGAAGGGGTTTCAGGGCTTGGTTTCCACTGAGAGTTCCTATATCCTGGATCAAACATTTGGAATTTCTACTTTTTGTCAAGCGCTGCCCCTTCTGTGTTACAGAACTTGCCAAAAACCCCGCTGGAGTTGCCTTTATCAGTTTCTCCACCGGCTCCAGCCACGTTTATCCTGCTGTGACCCCACTCTTAcatccttttatatttttcagctAGTTCATTTTTCCTCCCTAACCAGCACCTTCAGGGGAACtgaaattttctcttctctctcttatTTCTCACCCCCCAGGACCCCAATTCCAAGACCCCATGTGCCCCCACTGCCCCCAGTCCCACTCTCCACTGCTCACTGGTTTGCTCAAATTTTTGGAgggtgcagcctcctttttatcccaattccCCCACCacatctccctctctctttccccattgctgaggtacttgagGGGCACAGACTTTCTGGAACCCCTGATACCTAAGATTgccctctaatgtataaccctccctttcaattttaattcttatggaataaatttctttttgagtTCCCCTACCTGCATCTGTTGCATCTACAATCCCGcattttggaattattttttccaaaaacacTTTAACAACTCATCCTGTAGATGCTGAAACAGCTGGAAACACATCTGGCCACCCTGTTAACTGACATACTGTTACCAGAAGATATTTAACTCTTCCCACACAGGGCTTTTCAGTAAAATCCACCTGGCATCTCTGGAAGGGATACACAGCCCAAGGCCTCCCTCCCCTGGCAAGTTCCTTTGTGACTCTCTTATTCATTTGAGCACAAATCAAACAACCCTCAATAGCTCGTTTTGCCAGGATGAAAAGTCCCATAGCAGCATTTTGAGCAAGGCTTCTGCCAATTCTCAGATGCCAAATGATTCCCTTCATGAGTTGTTTTAACAATTGTAGGGCCAGAGCTTTTTGTATCCACTGCCTCCCATCCCTTGTAAACcaattatttcctctttcctctgccACACACTTTTTAATTACCCGAAGCACCTCTTGTGGAATTGACAGTTTCTCTGGCAGCAGTGCAATTACTGGGAGTAAGGAGACGATCTTAGAGATTTCTGGCAACAATGCAGCTNNNNNNNNNNNNNNNNNNNNNNNNNNNNNNNNNNNNNNNNNNNNNNNNNNNNNNNNNNNNNNNNNNNNNNNNNNNNNNNNNNNNNNNNNNNNNNNNNNNNNNNNNNNNNNNNNNNNNNNNNNNNNNNNNNNNNNNNNNNNNNNNNNNNNNNNNNNNNNNNNNNNNNNNNNNNNNNNNNNNNNNNNNNNNNNNNNNNNNNNNNNNNNNNNNNNNNNNNNNNNNNNNNNNNNNNNNNNNNNNNNNNNNNNNNNNNNNNNNNNNNNNNNNNNNNNNNNNNNNNNNNNNNNNNNNNNNNNNNNNNNNNNNNNNNNNNNNNNNNNNNNNNNNNNNNNNNNNNNNNNNNNNNNNNNNNNNNNNNNNNNNNNNNNNNNNNNNNNNNNNNNNNNNNNNNNNNNNNNNNNNNNNNNNNNNNNNNNNNNNNNNNNNNNNNNNNNNNNNNNNNNNNNNNNNNNNNNNNNNNNNNNNNNNNNNNNNNNNNNNNNNNNNNNNNNNNNNNNNNNNNNNNNNNNNNNNNNNNNNNNNNNNNNNNNNNNNNNNNNNNNNNNNNNNNNNNNNNNNNNNNNNNNNNNNNNNNNNNNNNNNNNNNNNNNNNNNNNNNNNNNNNNNNNNNNNNNNNNNNNNNNNNNNNNNNNNNNNNNNNNNNNNNNNNNNNNNNNNNNNNNNN is part of the Ficedula albicollis isolate OC2 unplaced genomic scaffold, FicAlb1.5 N00449, whole genome shotgun sequence genome and harbors:
- the LOC101821231 gene encoding LOW QUALITY PROTEIN: erythroblast NAD(P)(+)--arginine ADP-ribosyltransferase-like (The sequence of the model RefSeq protein was modified relative to this genomic sequence to represent the inferred CDS: inserted 1 base in 1 codon); this translates as MALLALTLALLPMTVATTAYEVKPLDMALDSFDDQYQNCSHAMKAALPALNRFEFQNNSLFTEVWSQAVSMWRFRGSPVSPLSSSDQATALMVYTMIFLSEQFNNEVSVAGRSPQEYRDNFHFKTLHFLLTDALATLWEEECHCVFWGVDKYKFEANVGDIVRFGQFASSTLCEDTIHDLRTTTVFKVITCHGVDIREFSRYPSVEEVLIPPFEMFNVTKVMEKGTSVEIHLDSIGTYSKYNCEWLTGGSVPSTPATSGXLLLATTALAVATGPRSHQGHQDLCSGNHYHQNHQDSQRNEATKTTKTTIATMAALATMASMWSLRPPLAL
- the LOC101821438 gene encoding erythroblast NAD(P)(+)--arginine ADP-ribosyltransferase-like; amino-acid sequence: MALLALTLALLPMTVATTAYEVKPLDMALDSFDDQYQNCSHAMKAALPALNRFEFQNNSLFTEVWSQAVSMWRFRGSPVSPLSSSDQATAIMAYTMVFLSEQFNSEVSVAGHSPQEYRDNFHFKTLHFLLTDALATLWDDQKEEECHCVFWGVDKYKFEANVGDIVRFGQFASSTLCEDTIHDLRTTTVFKVITCHGVDIREFSRYPSVEEVLIPPFEMFNVTKVMEKGTSVEIHLDSIGTYSKYNCEWLTAHRDPLTSLAPAPDIIPPAVPVTVTSWPPSVLSPPAPVMAVWTIPH